The sequence below is a genomic window from Microbacterium abyssi.
GCCGTGACCCAGTCGATCGTCGACATCGTCGATCCGGTGGCGCCCTCGGCCCAGGTCCGGTCGCCGGCGTACGCCCACATCGCCGACTTCAGTCCCCAACCCCCGATGCCGTCCAGGGCCGCGAGCGCGGCGAGGTCGTAGACGCCGCAGTTGAGCACCGTCGCGACGACCTGGTCGGCATCCAGCGCCGGTTCGACGGACATGATCTCGGCGTAGGCCGGGTTCGTCATGATGGTCGCCATCTGACTGGCCAGCTGGCCTCCGGCGGAATCCCCCGCGAGCACGATCTGCGAGGGATCGACATTGAGATCTTCGGCGTTCGCGTCGATGTACGCGAGCGCCTGATTGATCTGGCCGACGGCGGTCGGATACTTGCCTTCCGGGCCGATCGTGTAGTTGACCGCGATGGTCGTGTACCCCTCGGTGGCGAGGATGCGCATGTACGGGTCGACGTTCTCCTTCGAGCCCGAGATCCAGGCACCGCCGTGGATCCACACGATCGTCGGCAGCGGGTCGGTGGCGGATGCGGGGGTGAAGACGTCCATGGTCGTATCGGCGCCGTCGTCACCGTAGGAGACGTCGAGCGTCTCGGTGAGCTCGATGTCGGGGACATGCTTGTCCATCTCCGCAGCCGTCGCGTCACCGCCTTGGGTGAACACGGCACGGATCACCATCGCGGAGGGCCACGGCGTGATGGCTCCGACCGCCGCCACGACGAGCACGATCGCGATGAGGATGCCGACCGTGATCTTCGTCTTGTGCCATCGGCGATGCTTCGGCTCGGCGGAAGTCTCGTCGTTCACGTGCGCGCTCATGTAGGCCCCTCCGGGAATCAGTGTGGCAGAGCCGAGTGAGGCTGTGCCCGTTCGGGTCGCACTTCTCGCCGGTGTGGCACGGGCAAAACGGCAGAAACAGCGACCCGAATGCTCTTGCGCCTCACTCTGCGATGAGCCCGTGGACCAAGCGGTCAAGTCCGTAATCGAAGGCCTCATCGACGTCGCCCCCCAGGCGGAAGGCACCGGCCAGCTCCATCTGCAGGAAGCCGGTCGCCCACGCGGTGAACAGGCGCGCAGCCTCGAGGGCGTCATCGTCGCCGACGAGGGCACGCGCTGCGCGGAGGACCGGTGCCGCCGCGCGCTCGAGCGTGTCGAGCGGTGCGGATGCCGTGAACATCAGCCGGAACCCCTCCGGATGTCGGTGCGCATAGTCCCGCAACGCTTCCGCGAGCCCAATCAGCTCCCCGCGAGATCGCATTCCGCGGCCGAGATCGACGGAGTTTCCGGGCGTTTGAGCCGCGGAATGCAATCTCGCGCCGGCGTCGAGCCGGTCGGTGAGTTCGTCGATGGTCGCTTCGGCCACCGCGGTCAGAAGGGCATCCCGGTTGCGGATGCGCTTGTACAGGGACGGTGCGCGCACGCCGACG
It includes:
- a CDS encoding alpha/beta hydrolase produces the protein MSAHVNDETSAEPKHRRWHKTKITVGILIAIVLVVAAVGAITPWPSAMVIRAVFTQGGDATAAEMDKHVPDIELTETLDVSYGDDGADTTMDVFTPASATDPLPTIVWIHGGAWISGSKENVDPYMRILATEGYTTIAVNYTIGPEGKYPTAVGQINQALAYIDANAEDLNVDPSQIVLAGDSAGGQLASQMATIMTNPAYAEIMSVEPALDADQVVATVLNCGVYDLAALAALDGIGGWGLKSAMWAYAGDRTWAEGATGSTMSTIDWVTADFPTTYISGGNGDGLTWLQSIPMAKRLEALGVDVTTLFWPAAHEPELPHEYQFHLDMPDAQAALQQTIDFLAAHTTQP
- a CDS encoding TetR/AcrR family transcriptional regulator: MPTPERTSKAAIVAAGREILESDGPAGLTMQAVATRVGVRAPSLYKRIRNRDALLTAVAEATIDELTDRLDAGARLHSAAQTPGNSVDLGRGMRSRGELIGLAEALRDYAHRHPEGFRLMFTASAPLDTLERAAAPVLRAARALVGDDDALEAARLFTAWATGFLQMELAGAFRLGGDVDEAFDYGLDRLVHGLIAE